The following proteins come from a genomic window of Synechococcus sp. NB0720_010:
- the cbiD gene encoding cobalt-precorrin-5B (C(1))-methyltransferase CbiD, with the protein MAECGYTLPVWVAAAAVAAVRELLGQPFQAQVPLLLDPEVGLEATVIPVQAAARLGPGRALATSCCDPGEVLDLTRGLQVWVEASWTDAEGEQPWLELLAGEGVGVHAASGEACLSAYARQLLESNLRPLLLDRRGLRLTLTFPEGRQRAARTSNAAFGVVDGLALIGTQALVQRSAAPDQLDQARQELARRSQEPGWSGDLVLVLGENGLDLAPQQGLPPGLLLKAGNWIGPLLVAAAEAGVRRLLLFGYQGKLIKLAGGIFHTHHHLADGRLEILAAQAAQHGCSLEQIRLLLEAASVDQAIAALAERDSALATGLQQRLAAVIEQRAGAYLAKHHDAAPQLGAVLFDRSRSICACGPVGAALLEGFRA; encoded by the coding sequence ATGGCTGAGTGCGGCTACACCCTGCCGGTCTGGGTTGCGGCTGCAGCGGTCGCGGCGGTTCGAGAGTTGCTTGGCCAGCCTTTTCAAGCGCAGGTTCCGCTCCTGCTGGATCCAGAAGTGGGCCTTGAAGCCACGGTGATTCCGGTCCAGGCCGCCGCACGGTTGGGCCCGGGGCGGGCCTTGGCCACCAGTTGCTGTGACCCCGGAGAGGTGCTGGACCTCACCCGCGGCCTGCAGGTTTGGGTGGAGGCCAGTTGGACGGATGCTGAGGGGGAACAGCCTTGGCTGGAGTTGCTGGCTGGGGAGGGTGTGGGTGTGCACGCGGCCTCCGGCGAGGCCTGCCTCTCGGCCTATGCCAGGCAATTGCTCGAGAGCAACCTTCGCCCGCTCCTGCTGGATCGCCGGGGTTTGCGGCTGACGCTCACCTTCCCGGAGGGGCGCCAACGGGCGGCGCGCACCAGCAATGCGGCCTTTGGTGTGGTGGATGGTTTGGCCCTGATTGGGACCCAGGCCCTGGTGCAGCGCAGTGCCGCGCCTGATCAACTGGACCAGGCCCGTCAGGAGTTGGCGCGTCGCAGTCAGGAGCCGGGCTGGAGCGGCGATCTGGTGCTCGTCTTGGGGGAAAACGGGCTGGATCTAGCCCCGCAGCAGGGGCTGCCTCCTGGCCTGTTGCTCAAGGCTGGCAACTGGATTGGACCGCTGCTGGTGGCTGCCGCTGAGGCAGGGGTCAGGCGCCTGCTCTTGTTTGGCTACCAGGGCAAGTTGATCAAGCTGGCGGGGGGCATCTTTCACACCCATCACCATCTGGCCGATGGACGGTTGGAGATCCTGGCGGCCCAGGCGGCCCAGCACGGGTGTTCCCTGGAGCAGATCCGGCTGCTTCTAGAGGCGGCCAGCGTTGATCAGGCCATCGCTGCGTTGGCCGAGCGTGATTCCGCCCTGGCCACGGGCTTGCAGCAGCGCTTGGCCGCCGTGATTGAGCAGCGGGCAGGGGCCTACCTGGCCAAGCACCATGACGCGGCTCCCCAGCTTGGCGCTGTCCTGTTTGATCGCAGCCGCAGCATCTGTGCCTGCGGCCCGGTCGGGGCTGCGCTGCTGGAGGGCTTTCGGGCCTGA
- the guaA gene encoding glutamine-hydrolyzing GMP synthase has protein sequence MSDVTPTSIGETNRHPAIVILDFGSQYSELIARRVRETEVYSLVMGYSTSAAELKALNPKGIILSGGPSSVYAEHAPKCDPEIWDLGIPVLGVCYGMQLMVQQLGGSVVAAGRAEYGKAPLFVDDPTDLLTNVDEGSTMWMSHGDSVERLPEGFVRLAHTENTPEAAVADHQRHLYGVQFHPEVVHSECGMALIRNFVYHVCGCLPDWTTAAFIDEAVADVRRQVGDKRVLLALSGGVDSSTLAFLLHKAIGDQLTCMFIDQGFMRKGEPEFLMDFFDKKFHIRVEYINARERFINKLAGVTDPEEKRKLIGTEFIRVFEEESKRLGPFDYLAQGTLYPDVIESAGTNVDPKTGERVAVKIKSHHNVGGLPKDLQFKLVEPLRRLFKDEVRKVGRTLGLPEEIVGRHPFPGPGLAIRILGEVTDDKLDILRDADLVVREEIKNAGLYHDIWQAFAVLLPVRSVGVMGDKRTYAFPIVLRCVSSEDGMTADWSRLPYDLLEKISNRIVNEVKGVNRVVLDITSKPPGTIEWE, from the coding sequence ATGTCAGACGTGACTCCAACCTCAATCGGTGAAACCAATCGTCATCCGGCGATTGTGATCCTTGATTTTGGTTCTCAATATTCCGAGCTGATCGCCCGTCGGGTCAGGGAAACCGAGGTTTATTCCCTGGTGATGGGGTACTCCACCAGCGCGGCTGAATTGAAGGCGCTGAATCCCAAGGGGATCATCCTGAGTGGTGGTCCCAGTTCGGTGTATGCCGAGCACGCCCCGAAGTGCGATCCAGAGATTTGGGATCTGGGCATTCCGGTCCTGGGTGTCTGCTACGGCATGCAGCTGATGGTGCAGCAGCTGGGCGGCTCTGTGGTGGCTGCCGGTCGCGCCGAGTACGGCAAGGCACCTTTATTTGTCGACGACCCCACCGACCTGCTCACCAACGTCGACGAGGGCTCGACGATGTGGATGAGCCATGGCGACTCCGTCGAGCGCTTGCCCGAAGGCTTCGTCCGTCTGGCCCACACCGAAAACACGCCTGAGGCTGCCGTCGCGGATCACCAGCGGCATCTCTACGGCGTTCAGTTCCACCCCGAAGTGGTCCATTCCGAATGCGGAATGGCCCTGATTCGCAACTTCGTCTATCACGTTTGCGGCTGCCTGCCGGATTGGACGACGGCCGCCTTCATCGATGAGGCGGTTGCGGATGTGCGCCGTCAGGTTGGCGATAAGCGCGTCCTGCTCGCCCTCTCCGGTGGTGTCGACTCCTCCACCCTCGCCTTCTTGCTGCACAAGGCGATCGGTGATCAGTTGACCTGCATGTTCATCGACCAGGGGTTCATGCGGAAGGGGGAGCCTGAATTCTTGATGGACTTCTTCGACAAGAAGTTCCACATCAGGGTCGAGTACATCAACGCCCGTGAGCGCTTCATCAACAAACTCGCTGGGGTCACCGATCCCGAGGAGAAGCGCAAGTTGATTGGCACCGAATTCATTCGGGTTTTCGAGGAAGAGAGCAAGCGCCTTGGGCCCTTTGATTACCTCGCCCAGGGAACTCTGTATCCCGATGTGATCGAGAGCGCTGGCACCAACGTCGATCCCAAAACGGGCGAGCGGGTGGCGGTGAAGATCAAGAGCCACCACAACGTGGGCGGCTTGCCGAAGGATCTCCAGTTCAAGTTGGTGGAGCCCCTCCGGCGTCTGTTTAAAGACGAGGTCCGCAAGGTGGGTCGGACCCTGGGACTTCCCGAGGAGATCGTCGGCCGCCACCCCTTCCCCGGTCCTGGCCTGGCGATCCGCATCCTCGGTGAGGTGACGGACGACAAGCTCGACATCCTGCGCGATGCCGATCTGGTGGTGCGCGAAGAGATCAAAAACGCTGGTCTATATCACGACATCTGGCAGGCCTTCGCGGTGCTGCTGCCGGTGCGCAGTGTTGGCGTGATGGGTGACAAGCGCACCTATGCCTTCCCCATTGTTCTGCGCTGTGTCTCCTCTGAAGACGGCATGACGGCGGATTGGTCCCGCTTGCCCTACGACCTGCTGGAGAAGATCTCCAACCGGATCGTGAATGAGGTGAAGGGCGTGAACCGGGTGGTGCTCGACATCACCAGCAAGCCCCCCGGCACCATCGAGTGGGAATAG